In one Nocardia tengchongensis genomic region, the following are encoded:
- a CDS encoding DUF2630 family protein, with protein sequence MTEKDIHARIKELVDREHELRAQTTGGELDPEAERRQLADIEVQLDQCWDLLRQRRARLDQGRNPDEAQPSSPRQVEGYLQ encoded by the coding sequence ATGACCGAAAAGGACATCCACGCGCGTATCAAGGAACTCGTGGATCGTGAGCACGAGCTGCGCGCCCAGACCACCGGCGGCGAACTCGACCCGGAGGCCGAACGCCGCCAGCTAGCCGATATCGAGGTCCAACTCGACCAGTGCTGGGACCTGCTCCGTCAGCGCCGCGCCCGCCTCGACCAGGGCCGCAACCCCGACGAGGCCCAGCCCAGTTCCCCCCGCCAGGTCGAGGGCTATCTGCAGTAG